Genomic segment of Nitrospira sp.:
AGGCTCTCGCGCCTTGCGGCCTCGGTGCAGGGCGTTTTGAGCAACCTGTCTTGCCACTCAGCCATTCGCTATCAGTTCCCTTTTGGATACAACCCGACGGCCTGATACCAGCGTGTCAGCAGGGCGACTCGCGCGGCCTGCTCCGTGGGCAACTGTAACGGACGACCGCGCCCGTCCAGCATCAGCCCCACAACGCCACCCTTCACCGTTCGCGTGAACGATTGTCCGGGGCCTTCGCCGAGATCCACCTGTTTGGCCGGTTGCAGCGTGACGGTGGCCTGCTGATCGAGGGGCAGGTTGAATAACTTGAGATCGCCGAACGCCAAGGTGCCCTTTTCAATGCGTCCATCCGGCAGCGTCACTTCGTAGTCGGCGCAACGCTCTCCGTCCTTGCCTTGGCCTATCGGCGCAATGCAGGTGCCCAGGTACACCATGCAATCCCGGATGAAGACATCGGTGGCCGCCTGTTCGTTGACGGTGGATAGCACACCGAGATGCGGCATCATGAAAATGCTGTCGACCGACAGCGTGGTGACGCCGAGCGGTTCATAGGCATCGACCATCATCAGCATGGACTGAATACGGCGCGGCGCGTGCGACAGGATGCCGCCGCTACCGACGATCAAATCCAACTTCAAGAGATCGATGAGCGTCTTGCCGGAGGTGCGTTGCTCGAACACGTCGGAAATCGTCCGTTCCTGCTGCACGCCCTTCAGTCCCGTCGCCAGCGACTTATGGTGGATCAACGCCAGCCGCAGCGCCTCCCGCGCGATGGCATGTTCGATCTGGAGCTCATCGAGCGATTGGGGAATGGTCGTGGGGCGCACCATTTTATTCTTAATGCGATTCCTGAGCGTCTGTTCGTCGATGGTGAACGGCACCCAGCGCATGATGTTTTCGAGGCCCGCCTCCGCCAGCACGTTCGAGATACTGTAGGACATGCCGAGGTTGGCGCTGACGGTGCGATTGAAGAGGCCGCCGAAGACCGAGAACACGTCGGTCGTCGCGCCGCCGATATCCACGCCGATCAGGTTGATGCCCTCGCGCTTGGCGATGGTCTCCATGATGACGCCGACCGCGGCCGGAGTCGGCATGATAGGCGCGCCGGCCATCTCGATGAGTTTCTTGTACCCCGGCGCTTGCTGCATGACATGTTCGAGAAACAGATCATGGATCTTGTTGCGCGCCGGGGCGAGATTTTCCCGCTCCAGCACAGGCCGGATATTGTCGGCGAATTCGAGTGCGGTCTTTTCGCCGAGGATTGTTTTAACCTGCGGCTGTGCATCTTTATTGCCTGCATACACGAGCGGTAACTGATAGGTGCTGCCAAAGCGCGGCCGGGGTTCGGCTGCGGCGATGTATTCGGCCATTTCCACGACGTGGGTCACGGCGCCGCCGTCCGTGCCGCCGGACATGAGAATCATGTCCGGCCGCATGGTGCGAATCCGTTCGATCTTTTCGTAAGGCAATCGACCGTCGTTAGAGGCCAGCACATCGATGACGATCGCGCCGGCGCCGAGTGCGGCGCGTTGAGCGCTTTCCCCCGTCATGTTCTGCACCACACCCGTGACCATCATCTGCAAGCCGCCGCCGGCGCTGCTGGTCGACACGTAAATATCCACGCCCCGCTTCGGGTCGCCTTGCGCCGCGTGGTTGGGCGTGATGATGCGGTCGCCGTCCAGGATCGTCCGGCCGGACAGTTCTTCGATTTCCGCAATGGCGTTGAGCACGCCGCGTGTCACGTCTTCGAAGGGAGCTTCCACGGTGGTCGGCGCTTCACCGCGATAGGTCTGGCGGTATTCGTTGCCGACTTTCTCGATCAGGATGGCTTTGGTGGTCGTGCTGCCGCAGTCGGTCGCCACGATGACGTTCAACGGCTGTGTGGGGTTTGATGTCGCGGGAGACTGCTGCGCTGCCGTCATCGAGCCGGCGCTCCTGTAGACGCTGCAGCCTTGGCTTCGATGAGCGCGGTGAGGCGTTGCAGGGAATCCCGTCGCTCCAGCAGACGGGCGATCTGTGCGAGTTCGTTGCCGCTGAAGACACATTCGACGAGAGGCGCCAGGAAGTGCAGCGCCTGACTGCCGAGAAAATTCATGGGGCCCATCGATTCGAGAAAGAGCGTGGCCGGGGCCGCCATGCGGCGCGCGACGATCGCGTCGGCAATCCGTTCGAGCAGCGCGAGATCATCGGTGGTGAAGGCCGGTTGATCGGAACGCAGGGCAAAGGCATGGCGGAGGCCAGCTCGAAGATCGTGGGTGCGACGGGAGAACAATCCGGATGAGAAGACAGCCATAAGTGCTTGTCAGATCAGCTTAAACGATTGGTTTGGCATTATATGAAGGGGCAGAAGGAGAGTCAATCAAGCGATGCGTGGAGGCGGCTGATCGGAGCGATCGTCGCATGATTCACCATACCATGCGTCCCGAGCGCCGTTCCATGCAGGCTCGCGTACCGGCTCGGCGTCGAGCGGCTGCAGCTCGGTGACGGTCAACGTCACCACGTCGAAGACTGCTTCCACCAGCCCTCGCACGAGATAGGCCCGGTTGGCAGCCAGGAGCTGATGGCAGCGGCGATAGACGTTCGGGAACAGCGTGGCGTCATAGAGGGCGGTGGTATCTTCGAGCGTCACAAACTCCATCGCCTGTCCGCGGCGCGTCTCCACCGGTTTTTCGGTAACCAGCCATCCCACCATCGTAACTCGCTGCCCGACATGATGGTGCATGCGTGAAGCGGGCACTGGCCGCAGCTGTTCGATTGAATGGCGATAGAGGGTCAGTGGATGGCGGCTTGCCAAAAAGCCGAGCGACTCGATTTCATGGGCCAGCTTAAGGGGTTCTGTATAGTCCTCCGGGATCGGGAGCGGCCCAGCGTGGCGTTGCTCCTCCGCATACAGCCGCCAGAGCAAGGCCGGTCGCGTCAATTCGCCGGCGAGGGAATCGCAGCAG
This window contains:
- a CDS encoding glutamate mutase L, whose protein sequence is MTAAQQSPATSNPTQPLNVIVATDCGSTTTKAILIEKVGNEYRQTYRGEAPTTVEAPFEDVTRGVLNAIAEIEELSGRTILDGDRIITPNHAAQGDPKRGVDIYVSTSSAGGGLQMMVTGVVQNMTGESAQRAALGAGAIVIDVLASNDGRLPYEKIERIRTMRPDMILMSGGTDGGAVTHVVEMAEYIAAAEPRPRFGSTYQLPLVYAGNKDAQPQVKTILGEKTALEFADNIRPVLERENLAPARNKIHDLFLEHVMQQAPGYKKLIEMAGAPIMPTPAAVGVIMETIAKREGINLIGVDIGGATTDVFSVFGGLFNRTVSANLGMSYSISNVLAEAGLENIMRWVPFTIDEQTLRNRIKNKMVRPTTIPQSLDELQIEHAIAREALRLALIHHKSLATGLKGVQQERTISDVFEQRTSGKTLIDLLKLDLIVGSGGILSHAPRRIQSMLMMVDAYEPLGVTTLSVDSIFMMPHLGVLSTVNEQAATDVFIRDCMVYLGTCIAPIGQGKDGERCADYEVTLPDGRIEKGTLAFGDLKLFNLPLDQQATVTLQPAKQVDLGEGPGQSFTRTVKGGVVGLMLDGRGRPLQLPTEQAARVALLTRWYQAVGLYPKGN